AAACAGAAGCAGAAGGAGAAGCAGAGAGTGAACAGCCAGAGTTTGAAGCTTACAGTGTCTAGATGTCCATCTGATTTGATTGCCCTTTCCCTTTTTTTGTGGACAGCCCAACGGCGCCGCCATGACATGGCGGCCATCGATCACATCGTCACTGTGCTCCGTCGCCTCACTCACCGCTATAACACTGTCTCAGCCACGCTCTCTGAGCTGAAGAGCATTGGATGTGCCTCTCTCACAAACCCTAAATCTCAGTTGGTGTTGTTGAGGGTTTACTGGCGTGCAGGTATGTACGACATGGTTGTTGAGGCGTATGAGCACATGCAAAGCGCCTACGGATTTGTCCCCAACACCTTTGCTCGTAATTTGCTTATGGATGTTCTCTTTAGGACAGGGCACTCCCATGTGGCggtctctctttctctcttcaatCACACCCATCCCCCTAATTTCTTCACCTTCAACATTGCACTCTTTCATCTCTCCAACATGAACTTGAAGAGGCAATGCCACAACACTCTCCCTTACATCTCTCATATTTTCAGAGCTACGCTCAGGGCAGGCTATTCTCCCTCCCCTCTCACATTTCGGATGCTTCTCCATTCCTTCTGTAACATTAATGCACTACCGCAGGCTTTTCAGCTTTTGGCACTCATGACTGTTCTGGGCATCGATTTCTCTGTCAATATTTGGACCATTCTCATCCATAACTATTGTAGGTTAGGCCGACTTCATCTTGCTGCCAACCTCTTCAACAATATGCTTCAAACGGGTTGTTCTCCTAATGTTGTAACATATACCATCTTATTTAAGGCTTTTATGAAATATGGCATGCTAACTCATGCTTTCCGTTTGTTTAATGGCATGTTATCTACAGGCCACATCCcagatttaattttatataatgtatTAATTGATTGTCTTTCAAAAGCTGGAAGGTGTCGTGATGCATTCCGAGcttttttaagtttatcccaCCAAAACTTAAAACCTGATTCTTATACCCTTACTTCATTGTTATCCACGATCTGTCGTTCCAGGATGTTTTGTCTCTTACCCAAAGTAGTTATAGCCTCCAGACATATAGATACTGATTTAGTGTTCTGCAATGCTCTTTTAAGCTCTCTTACTAAGGCCGACCTACCTTCTATTGCCGTTGGATTCTATGACCGCATGATTGGTGTCGGTTTTGTGCCAGATAAATATAGTTTTGCTGGACTGTTAAGCGCACTCTGTGCTGCAGGAAGAGTTGATGAAGCTGTTAATATGTACCGTGTTGTTGTTATGAGTTCTCATGATACTGATGCTTACTTACATACTGCAATAACAGGCGAACTTTTAAAGGTCCAGAAGTATCACAAGGCTGTCAGTGTTACCAGATTAGCAGTAATGAATAGATATCCGCTTGATAGTGTGGCATACTCAGTTGGTCTCTGTGCACTTCTTAGAGATGGGAGAATTCAAGAGGCTTGGACATTGTATTACTGGATGAAGGACAATGGTCTGAACCCTAGTGTTCATACCTATAATATGATGTTTTTCACATTTTGTAAAGCAAAAGATCTTCCAGTGATAAAACAGATACTGCGTGAGATGATTGAGTCAGGGATACACCTGAATGACAGAAATGTCTTCAACTTATGTAAAAATTCTTGTAGATTGGATATATATCtttctgttttaaatttgtTGGCTGAAATGAGAGATCTGAGGTTGTTATCTGCCAAGGCATTGCATGCATTAAACTTTGTTTGGCATGAGGAAGGAGTACAAGCAAAACATAAACATCAGGCTGAAGTTAATACAAAGTGTAACCCAATTCTATATTCATCCAGTTCTGAAGATCTGTCAGATGTAGCTGCTTCAGTTGGTTGAACACTTATGCTTACCATGTAGCACACTTCTGCTTGAAGGGTTGGTTAAATTTCTATGCTGtgaaattcattaatttatCATACCCCGGTAATAGTTACTAATcttatactttttctttatattttgtgaaGGGATGGAGGGGTTTGGGTGTTAGCATATTCCAGCTATTAGTAGAGTACTTGTATTTTCTTGGAACTTATCAGTGGCAGAAttcaataacatattttattggAACACTTCATATTTGAATACTGCACTGTATACTTGAAAATATCTGTTATATGGCTAGCCTCAATTTTGTAACTTTGTTTCACATCCCTGACTAATATTCTTCTCTGTTTGTTTTTGTCAACTAGGTTACTTAAGAGAGGGAAGATTCTTATTCCAGGCAAGTTTACCCGCCTTAGTGAGCATGGCCGACATGAAATCATTTATTTCTTGCATATGGTTTGCACAAAAGAAAGACTACAAGAAAGTAGTTGTATTGTTTACGGACCCAACATCTTCCATGTGTTATCTTGATATAAGCTGGAATGAGATAGTGAGAGAAAGGCTGGGGAAAGGTCTATTTTCTTAAATACattataaatcattattattttcagtatAATTGGAAACAAAGTGCAGTGGcagtatttttttatgcttgcACTCTTTTGTTACATAGTTGCAAGCTTTGTCACACTATCTTTTATACTTTACTTCCCGGTTGCAGCAAAGCTTCAATGCATCCACATTATCAACTCCGACGCTTGTAACAATTGGGACGTATCTTTTCCAATGCGTCTGAGAACAGTGTTGACACCATGTCGTGCGCGTCCCGGACGCTTGTCCATGTCCACAATGCATGGAAGCGGGGAAGTGCAACCTCCTAGCCATGTCAGAGCTTCATAGCTCATGTATGATGTTG
This DNA window, taken from Vigna radiata var. radiata cultivar VC1973A chromosome 5, Vradiata_ver6, whole genome shotgun sequence, encodes the following:
- the LOC106762026 gene encoding putative pentatricopeptide repeat-containing protein At1g16830 isoform X3, which gives rise to MIWSWMCRRKGTGIGWRLRLMQCHSSSAWCCGQKQKQKEKQRVNSQSLKLTVSRCPSDLIALSLFLWTAQRRRHDMAAIDHIVTVLRRLTHRYNTVSATLSELKSIGCASLTNPKSQLVLLRVYWRAGMYDMVVEAYEHMQSAYGFVPNTFARNLLMDVLFRTGHSHVAVSLSLFNHTHPPNFFTFNIALFHLSNMNLKRQCHNTLPYISHIFRATLRAGYSPSPLTFRMLLHSFCNINALPQAFQLLALMTVLGIDFSVNIWTILIHNYCRLGRLHLAANLFNNMLQTGELLKVQKYHKAVSVTRLAVMNRYPLDSVAYSVGLCALLRDGRIQEAWTLYYWMKDNGLNPSVHTYNMMFFTFCKAKDLPVIKQILREMIESGIHLNDRNVFNLCKNSCRLDIYLSVLNLLAEMRDLRLLSAKALHALNFVWHEEGVQAKHKHQAEVNTKCNPILYSSSSEDLSDVAASVG
- the LOC106762026 gene encoding putative pentatricopeptide repeat-containing protein At1g16830 isoform X1; translated protein: MIWSWMCRRKGTGIGWRLRLMQCHSSSAWCCGQKQKQKEKQRVNSQSLKLTVSRCPSDLIALSLFLWTAQRRRHDMAAIDHIVTVLRRLTHRYNTVSATLSELKSIGCASLTNPKSQLVLLRVYWRAGMYDMVVEAYEHMQSAYGFVPNTFARNLLMDVLFRTGHSHVAVSLSLFNHTHPPNFFTFNIALFHLSNMNLKRQCHNTLPYISHIFRATLRAGYSPSPLTFRMLLHSFCNINALPQAFQLLALMTVLGIDFSVNIWTILIHNYCRLGRLHLAANLFNNMLQTGCSPNVVTYTILFKAFMKYGMLTHAFRLFNGMLSTGHIPDLILYNVLIDCLSKAGRCRDAFRAFLSLSHQNLKPDSYTLTSLLSTICRSRMFCLLPKVVIASRHIDTDLVFCNALLSSLTKADLPSIAVGFYDRMIGVGFVPDKYSFAGLLSALCAAGRVDEAVNMYRVVVMSSHDTDAYLHTAITGELLKVQKYHKAVSVTRLAVMNRYPLDSVAYSVGLCALLRDGRIQEAWTLYYWMKDNGLNPSVHTYNMMFFTFCKAKDLPVIKQILREMIESGIHLNDRNVFNLCKNSCRLDIYLSVLNLLAEMRDLRLLSAKALHALNFVWHEEGVQAKHKHQAEVNTKCNPILYSSSSEDLSDVAASVG
- the LOC106762026 gene encoding putative pentatricopeptide repeat-containing protein At1g16830 isoform X2, which encodes MIWSWMCRRKGTGIGWRLRLMQCHSSSAWCCGQKQKQKEKQRVNSQSLKLTVSRCPSDLIALSLFLWTAQRRRHDMAAIDHIVTVLRRLTHRYNTVSATLSELKSIGCASLTNPKSQLVLLRVYWRAGMYDMVVEAYEHMQSAYGFVPNTFARNLLMDVLFRTGHSHVAVSLSLFNHTHPPNFFTFNIALFHLSNMNLKRQCHNTLPYISHIFRATLRAGYSPSPLTFRMLLHSFCNINALPQAFQLLALMTVLGIDFSVNIWTILIHNYCRLGRLHLAANLFNNMLQTGCSPNVVTYTILFKAFMKYGMLTHAFRLFNGMLSTGHIPDLILYNVLIDCLSKAGRCRDAFRAFLSLSHQNLKPDSYTLTSLLSTICRSRMFCLLPKVVIASRHIDTDLVFCNALLSSLTKADLPSIAVGFYDRMIGVGFVPDKYSFAGLLSALCAAGRVDEAVNMYRVVVMSSHDTDAYLHTAITGELLKVQKYHKAVSVTRLAVMNRYPLDSVAYSVGLCALLRDGRIQEAWTLYYWMKDNGLNPSVHTYNMMFFTFCKAKDLPVIKQILREMIESGIHLNDRNVFNLFLKICQM
- the LOC106762026 gene encoding pentatricopeptide repeat-containing protein At4g31850, chloroplastic isoform X4, with the protein product MIWSWMCRRKGTGIGWRLRLMQCHSSSAWCCGQKQKQKEKQRVNSQSLKLTVSRCPSDLIALSLFLWTAQRRRHDMAAIDHIVTVLRRLTHRYNTVSATLSELKSIGCASLTNPKSQLVLLRVYWRAGELLKVQKYHKAVSVTRLAVMNRYPLDSVAYSVGLCALLRDGRIQEAWTLYYWMKDNGLNPSVHTYNMMFFTFCKAKDLPVIKQILREMIESGIHLNDRNVFNLCKNSCRLDIYLSVLNLLAEMRDLRLLSAKALHALNFVWHEEGVQAKHKHQAEVNTKCNPILYSSSSEDLSDVAASVG